In Quercus lobata isolate SW786 chromosome 12, ValleyOak3.0 Primary Assembly, whole genome shotgun sequence, a genomic segment contains:
- the LOC115971432 gene encoding BTB/POZ domain-containing protein At1g63850 isoform X1, whose amino-acid sequence MAAATSTTTTSTKLKAQTQPTKPKRRKYRETTISASATTTTEYPTRKLDPPTIVSTDKNNPWCCPASNSRPPPPPPPPSPPPHRTPNPNSEPESSSSFRIRLSPGSLSPVMDFTPTSTTTMNGHDSFTSSFTKFNSALTAGLLNPMSPPPPPDKTRSSPTLFEMMASEPDIHPRPLSQIPQYQNATVLVPTKSPLPQDKQALTLQRISEILATRSPGNQFNDPNSSDVKLTLSSKDGVSVSMNLHRQILVAHSRFFAVKLSERGSKQQSQRPTGSPCIVEIADCDDVEVYIETLRLMYCRDLRKKLMKEDVPRVLGILKVSAAIGFDAGVLSCLEYLEAAPWAEDEEEKVASLLSELRLEGVGAGEVLKRVSIEVTSGAEDGNDNEEVLLKLLHVVLEGKDEKARREMKGLVSKMLHENSSQNDLRKESLYSACDGCLQLLCQYFLRAAKSDLKEVGQIARQADNLHWILDILIDRQIAEDFLKTWASQSELAGAHSKVPAVHRFEVSRVTARLFVGIGKGQLLASKDVRCLLLRTWLEPFYDDFGWMRRATKGLDRHLIEDGLSNTILTLPLAWQQEILLTWFNRFLNSGEDCPNIQRGFEVWWRRSFWRRNSEQERQRPLRITTATIEN is encoded by the exons ATGGCAGCAGCAACTTCAACAACAACTACTAGTACTAAACTCAaagcccaaacccaacccac caagcccaAACGCCGTAAGTACCGGGAAACCACTATCTCAGCCTCTGCAACTACCACCACTGAATACCCGACCCGGAAACTTGACCCGCCCACCATTGTTTCAACTGACAAAAACAATCCCTGGTGCTGTCCAGCTTCAAACTCAAgacccccaccaccaccacctccccCATCTCCACCTCCTCACCGTACTCCGAATCCGAACTCGGAACCCGAGTCTTCGTCCAGCTTCAGGATCCGATTGTCGCCGGGTAGTCTATCACCCGTAATGGATTTCACACCCACTTCAACAACGACGATGAACGGTCACGATTCGTTTACTTCAAGCTTCACCAAATTCAACTCCGCACTCACAGCGGGTCTACTAAACCCGATGTCACCACCTCCGCCACCCGATAAAACCCGATCCAGCCCGACCCTTTTCGAAATGATGGCCAGCGAACCCGATATCCATCCCAGACCACTGTCTCAGATCCCACAATACCAAAACGCGACCGTTTTGGTCCCCACAAAGTCCCCATTGCCACAGGACAAACAAGCTCTCACCTTGCAACGAATCTCTGAAATCTTGGCCACTCGGAGCCCCGGGAACCAGTTCAACGACCCGAACTCCAGCGACGTGAAGCTCACACTGAGCTCCAAAGATGGTGTCAGCGTGTCGATGAATCTCCACCGTCAGATTCTGGTGGCGCACAGTAGGTTCTTCGCGGTCAAGCTATCTGAGCGTGGGTCCAAGCAACAGAGTCAGAGGCCAACTGGGTCACCCTGCATTGTTGAGATTGCGGACTGTGATGACGTGGAGGTCTACATCGAGACCTTGAGGTTGATGTACTGTAGGGATCTCAGGAAGAAGCTCATGAAAGAGGACGTTCCCAGAGTTCTTGGTATCTTAAAG gtaTCAGCTGCAATTGGGTTTGATGCTGGCGTTTTATCTTGTTTGGAATACTTGGAAGCTGCACCATGGgctgaagatgaagaagagaaGGTGGCTTCATTGTTGTCTGAGCTCCGCCTTGAAGGTGTTGGAGCAGGGGAAGTTTTGAAAAGGGTTTCAATTGAGGTTACTAGTGGAGCTGAGGATGGCAATGACAATGAAGAAGTGCTGCTGAAACTCTTACATGTAGTTCTTGAAGGGAAAGATGAGAAGGCGAGGCGAGAAATGAAAGGATTGGTTTCAAAGATGCTTCATGAGAATTCGTCGCAGAATGATCTTCGTAAAGAGTCGTTGTACTCGGCTTGTGATGGGTGTTTGCAATTGCTTTGCCAATATTTTTTGCGGGCAGCAAAGTCAGACTTAAAGGAAGTGGGTCAGATTGCACGGCAAGCAGATAATTTGCATTGGATTTTGGATATTCTGATTGATAGGCAGATTGCTGaagattttttgaaaacatgggCATCTCAATCTGAATTGGCTGGGGCACATTCTAAAGTGCCTGCAGTTCATAGGTTTGAGGTTAGCAGAGTTACAGCACGGCTATTTGTTGGGATTGGGAAGGGGCAGCTATTGGCTTCTAAAGATGTGAGGTGCTTGCTACTAAGGACATGGCTAGAGCCATTTTATGATGATTTTGGGTGGATGAGGAGAGCAACCAAGGGCCTTGATCGGCACTTAATTGAAGATGGACTTAGTAACACGATTCTCACTCTGCCTCTTGCTTGGCAGCAGGAAATTTTGCTCACTTGGTTTAATCGTTTCTTGAACTCTGGTGAAGATTGTCCAAACATACAAAGGGGTTTCGAAGTTTGGTGGAGGAGATCTTTTTGGAGACGGAATAGCGAGCAGGAAAGGCAACGTCCATTACGAATTACAACTGCTACCATCGAGAACTGA
- the LOC115971432 gene encoding BTB/POZ domain-containing protein At1g63850 isoform X2, which translates to MAAATSTTTTSTKLKAQTQPTKPKRRKYRETTISASATTTTEYPTRKLDPPTIVSTDKNNPWCCPASNSRPPPPPPPPSPPPHRTPNPNSEPESSSSFRIRLSPGSLSPVMDFTPTSTTTMNGHDSFTSSFTKFNSALTAGLLNPMSPPPPPDKTRSSPTLFEMMASEPDIHPRPLSQIPQYQNATVLVPTKSPLPQDKQALTLQRISEILATRSPGNQFNDPNSSDVKLTLSSKDGVSVSMNLHRQILVAHSRFFAVKLSERGSKQQSQRPTGSPCIVEIADCDDVEVYIETLRLMYCRDLRKKLMKEDVPRVLGILKVSAAIGFDAGVLSCLEYLEAAPWAEDEEEKVASLLSELRLEGVGAGEVLKRVSIEVTSGAEDGNDNEEVLLKLLHVVLEGKDEKARREMKGLVSKMLHENSSQNDLRKESLYSACDGCLQLLCQYFLRAAKSDLKEVGQIARQADNLHWILDILIDRQIAEDFLKTWASQSELAGAHSKVPAVHRFEVSRVTARLFVGIGKGQLLASKDVRCLLLRTWLEPFYDDFGWMRRATKGLDRHLIEDGLSNTILTLPLAWQQEILLTWFNRFLNSGEDCPNIQRGFEVWWRRSFWRRNSEQERQRPLRITTATIEN; encoded by the exons ATGGCAGCAGCAACTTCAACAACAACTACTAGTACTAAACTCAaagcccaaacccaacccaccaagcccaAACGCCGTAA GTACCGGGAAACCACTATCTCAGCCTCTGCAACTACCACCACTGAATACCCGACCCGGAAACTTGACCCGCCCACCATTGTTTCAACTGACAAAAACAATCCCTGGTGCTGTCCAGCTTCAAACTCAAgacccccaccaccaccacctccccCATCTCCACCTCCTCACCGTACTCCGAATCCGAACTCGGAACCCGAGTCTTCGTCCAGCTTCAGGATCCGATTGTCGCCGGGTAGTCTATCACCCGTAATGGATTTCACACCCACTTCAACAACGACGATGAACGGTCACGATTCGTTTACTTCAAGCTTCACCAAATTCAACTCCGCACTCACAGCGGGTCTACTAAACCCGATGTCACCACCTCCGCCACCCGATAAAACCCGATCCAGCCCGACCCTTTTCGAAATGATGGCCAGCGAACCCGATATCCATCCCAGACCACTGTCTCAGATCCCACAATACCAAAACGCGACCGTTTTGGTCCCCACAAAGTCCCCATTGCCACAGGACAAACAAGCTCTCACCTTGCAACGAATCTCTGAAATCTTGGCCACTCGGAGCCCCGGGAACCAGTTCAACGACCCGAACTCCAGCGACGTGAAGCTCACACTGAGCTCCAAAGATGGTGTCAGCGTGTCGATGAATCTCCACCGTCAGATTCTGGTGGCGCACAGTAGGTTCTTCGCGGTCAAGCTATCTGAGCGTGGGTCCAAGCAACAGAGTCAGAGGCCAACTGGGTCACCCTGCATTGTTGAGATTGCGGACTGTGATGACGTGGAGGTCTACATCGAGACCTTGAGGTTGATGTACTGTAGGGATCTCAGGAAGAAGCTCATGAAAGAGGACGTTCCCAGAGTTCTTGGTATCTTAAAG gtaTCAGCTGCAATTGGGTTTGATGCTGGCGTTTTATCTTGTTTGGAATACTTGGAAGCTGCACCATGGgctgaagatgaagaagagaaGGTGGCTTCATTGTTGTCTGAGCTCCGCCTTGAAGGTGTTGGAGCAGGGGAAGTTTTGAAAAGGGTTTCAATTGAGGTTACTAGTGGAGCTGAGGATGGCAATGACAATGAAGAAGTGCTGCTGAAACTCTTACATGTAGTTCTTGAAGGGAAAGATGAGAAGGCGAGGCGAGAAATGAAAGGATTGGTTTCAAAGATGCTTCATGAGAATTCGTCGCAGAATGATCTTCGTAAAGAGTCGTTGTACTCGGCTTGTGATGGGTGTTTGCAATTGCTTTGCCAATATTTTTTGCGGGCAGCAAAGTCAGACTTAAAGGAAGTGGGTCAGATTGCACGGCAAGCAGATAATTTGCATTGGATTTTGGATATTCTGATTGATAGGCAGATTGCTGaagattttttgaaaacatgggCATCTCAATCTGAATTGGCTGGGGCACATTCTAAAGTGCCTGCAGTTCATAGGTTTGAGGTTAGCAGAGTTACAGCACGGCTATTTGTTGGGATTGGGAAGGGGCAGCTATTGGCTTCTAAAGATGTGAGGTGCTTGCTACTAAGGACATGGCTAGAGCCATTTTATGATGATTTTGGGTGGATGAGGAGAGCAACCAAGGGCCTTGATCGGCACTTAATTGAAGATGGACTTAGTAACACGATTCTCACTCTGCCTCTTGCTTGGCAGCAGGAAATTTTGCTCACTTGGTTTAATCGTTTCTTGAACTCTGGTGAAGATTGTCCAAACATACAAAGGGGTTTCGAAGTTTGGTGGAGGAGATCTTTTTGGAGACGGAATAGCGAGCAGGAAAGGCAACGTCCATTACGAATTACAACTGCTACCATCGAGAACTGA